One stretch of Juglans microcarpa x Juglans regia isolate MS1-56 chromosome 3D, Jm3101_v1.0, whole genome shotgun sequence DNA includes these proteins:
- the LOC121254774 gene encoding uncharacterized protein LOC121254774 → MTQSHSYSITPITSFFISLFILILLINIPSLISAQTCQRTCGKQILKFPFGSDPGCGDPRFQQYVTCNQQNLVLTTHTGSYPVTAIDYAKQVIYISDPSMSTCSCTQPSKGFGLDWDAPFTFHDDTIFALLDCSISSSPIYTLDGLYADGNNSKVPLCDNEGTPICSVLYSCRPIITINLPISTCCIYTPVDLGPAFEMDLKKLQCTSYSGFYSFNGQESKPENWKYGIALKYKFNVNNEYPGLCSRCESSHGVCGFTGSYNSFICNCPNGVNTSTDCFFTASYSNGLKLLPWKKWAVLKYLLAWPVVWFLF, encoded by the exons ATGACGCAGAGCCATTCTTATTCCATAACTCCAATTACCTcctttttcatttctctcttcatcttgaTCTTACTGATCAATATACCCTCCTTAATCTCAGCACAGACCTGCCAAAGAACCTGTGGCAAACAAATCCTCAAATTCCCATTTGGGAGTGATCCCGGTTGCGGCGATCCACGCTTCCAGCAATATGTTACTTGCAACCAACAAAACCTCGTCTTAACAACTCATACTGGTTCCTACCCTGTCACCGCCATAGACTACGCCAAACAAGTCATCTACATCTCGGATCCTTCCATGTCCACCTGTTCCTGCACTCAACCAAGCAAAGGTTTCGGCCTAGACTGGGATGCGCCCTTCACTTTTCACGACGACACCATCTTTGCTTTATTGGACTGCTCAATCTCTTCCTCCCCGATATATACGTTGGATGGCCTATACGCTGACGGAAACAACTCCAAAGTCCCTCTCTGCGACAACGAGGGTACACCCATTTGCAGTGTTTTGTACTCTTGCAGGCCTATTATTACCATTAATCTCCCAATCTCTACTTGCTGCATTTACACTCCGGTGGATCTTGGGCCGGCATTTGAAATGGATTTGAAGAAGTTGCAGTGCACTTCATATTCTGGGTTTTACAGCTTTAATGGCCAGGAATCTAAACCCGAAAATTGGAAGTACGGGATTGCCCTCAAATATAAATTCAATGTGAATAATGAGTATCCAGGCTTGTGTTCTCGATGCGAGAGCAGCCATGGAGTTTGTGGCTTCACGGGATCGTACAACTCCTTTATCTGTAACTGTCCTAATGGGGTCAACACGTCAACGGATTGTTTCTTCACCGCGTCGTACAGTAATGGCTTGAAGCTTCTTCCATGGAAGAAGT GGGCTGTGTTGAAATATCTTTTGGCATGGCCAGTGGTTTGGTTCTTGTTTTAG
- the LOC121254770 gene encoding pentatricopeptide repeat-containing protein At1g05670, mitochondrial — protein sequence MSKCSISFSDHRFRLVSYQSLLGIASNYFPLLCFRRCLSQGCPTLCSTDNRPFPDYSPKKPTIRDSEFVHQISTAIKLRRSEPLRHILKPYESKLRPDHLIWVLMNIKNDYKLVLDFFDWACLRRDPTLEARCIVVQIAVASKDLKKAHALICDFWAKPNRDISSSYSQFVERLIYTYKDWGSDPYIFDIFFQVLVEAGMFNEAGKFFEKLLNFGLVVSTNSCNLFLTRLSINSDGIEMAIKVFNEYPEVGVCWNAASYNIIIHSLCQLEKIKEAHRLLLQMELRGCMPDVVSYSTIICGYCHVGELQKMLKLIEEMKIKGLKPNPYTYNSLILLLCKTGKLVEAGEVFREMIKQGIVPDNVVYTTLVSGFCKLGNVRTAYRLFDEMRTRKIIPDSITYTAIIHGFCLTGKIMEAVKLFREMISRGFEPDEVTYTALIDGYCKAGEMKEAFDLHNQMVQRGLTPNVVTYTALVDGLCKRGELDTANELLHEMSGKGLQLNIYTYNSIINGLCKAGNLAQAVNLMKEMEVAGFHPDTFTFTTLMDTYCKMGEMAKAHELLCEMLDRGLQPTVVTFNVLMNGFCMSGMLEDGERLLKWMLEKGIMPNATTFNCLMKQYCIRNNMRATTEIYKNMGAQRVMPDNNTYNILIKGHCKARNMKEAWFLHREMVEKGFDVAASSYNALIRGFHKRKKFMEARELFEEMRKHGLTAEREIYNIFVDMNFEEGNMEFTLELCDEAIEKCLVDTAKNETT from the coding sequence ATGAGCAAGTGCTCCATCTCCTTCTCAGACCATCGTTTTCGACTTGTCTCTTATCAGTCCCTCTTGGGTATTGCTTCAAATTATTTTCCTCTCTTATGTTTTAGAAGATGTTTGAGCCAAGGATGCCCCACACTATGCTCAACTGATAACAGACCTTTTCCTGATTATTCCCCCAAAAAACCTACCATCAGAGACTCTGAATTTGTCCATCAGATTTCAACTGCTATAAAATTACGCCGCTCTGAGCCTCTTCGCCACATTCTAAAGCCTTATGAATCAAAGTTGAGGCCTGACCACCTAATTTGGGTTCTCATGAACATTAAGAATGATTATAAATTGGTATTAGATTTTTTTGACTGGGCATGCCTACGGAGAGACCCAACGCTAGAAGCCCGTTGTATTGTTGTTCAAATTGCTGTGGCATCAAAGGATCTAAAAAAGGCCCATGCActtatttgtgatttttgggCAAAACCCAATCGAGATATTAGCTCGTCATACTCTCAATTTGTTGAGAGATTGATATACACTTATAAGGACTGGGGTTCAGATCcctatatatttgatatattctTTCAAGTCCTTGTTGAAGCTGGGATGTTCAATGAAGCaggaaaattttttgaaaaattgttgaATTTTGGGTTAGTTGTCTCCACAAATTCTTGTAATTTATTTCTTACTCGTCTATCAATAAATTCTGATGGGATTGAGATGGCTATAAAGGTTTTTAATGAATATCCTGAAGTGGGTGTTTGCTGGAACGCTGCATCATATAATATCATAATCCATTCTCTCTGTcaattagagaaaataaaagaagccCACAGGTTACTCCTTCAAATGGAGTTGAGGGGCTGTATGCCTGACGTAGTGAGTTATAGTACTATAATATGTGGTTATTGTCATGTTGGGGAACTTCAAAAGATGCTGAAACTCatagaagaaatgaaaataaagggATTGAAGCCAAACCCTTATACCTACAACAGCTTAATACTTCTTCTGTGCAAGACTGGTAAACTAGTTGAAGCAGGGGAGGTATTCAGGGAGATGATAAAGCAGGGAATTGTTCCAGATAATGTGGTCTATACAACTCTTGTCAGTGGATTCTGTAAATTGGGGAATGTTCGGACTGCATATAGACTGTTTGATGAAATGCGGACAAGGAAAATTATTCCTGATAGTATAACGTACACCGCTATTATCCATGGGTTTTGTCTGACCGGAAAAATTATGGAAGCGGTTAAGCTCTTCCGTGAAATGATTAGTAGAGGGTTCGAACCAGATGAAGTTACTTACACAGCACTTATTGATGGTTATTGCAAGGCAGGTGAGATGAAAGAGGCCTTTGATCTTCACAACCAGATGGTTCAGAGAGGGCTTACTCCAAATGTTGTCACTTACACTGCACTCGTTGATGGCCTCTGTAAAAGAGGTGAGTTAGACACTGCAAATGAGCTTCTTCATGAGATGAGTGGAAAGGGCCTCCAACTGAATATATACACTTACAACTCCATTATAAATGGTCTCTGTAAAGCAGGAAACCTAGCACAGGCAGTAAATCTGATGAAAGAAATGGAGGTGGCAGGCTTCCATCCTGATACATTTACTTTTACTACTCTCATGGATACTTACTGTAAGATGGGGGAGATGGCTAAAGCACATGAGCTCCTGTGCGAGATGCTGGATAGGGGTCTTCAACCTACAGTTGTGACATTCAATGTGCTGATGAATGGGTTTTGCATGTCAGGAATGCTGGAAGATGGTGAGAGGCTGCTAAAATGGATGTTGGAGAAGGGTATAATGCCAAATGCCACCACCTTTAATTGTCTTATGAAGCAGTACTGTATTAGAAATAATATGCGTGCCACGACTGAGATTTATAAGAACATGGGTGCTCAAAGAGTGATGCCTGATAACAACACCtataacattttaataaaaGGGCATTGCAAAGCTAGGAACATGAAAGAGGCGTGGTTTTTGCACAGAGAAATGGTTGAGAAGGGATTTGATGTTGCAGCTAGTTCCTACAATGCCCTTATCAGAGGTTTTCATAAGAGGAAAAAATTTATGGAGGCTAGGGAACTATTTGAAGAGATGAGAAAGCACGGGTTGACTGCAGAGAGagaaatatataacatttttgtTGATATGAACTTTGAAGAAGGGAACATGGAATTCACTCTTGAGCTCTGTGATGAAGCAATAGAGAAATGTCTAGTGGATACGGCCAAAAATGAAACGACATAA
- the LOC121254771 gene encoding HIPL1 protein-like, with amino-acid sequence MEDSVAVTILILFVHFLLLNYPSSSLPLCSDSRAPHIPKRPLVFCPYNGSVCCDSAKDLQLQKQFHEMNISDPGCATLVKSTLCSRCDQFSAQLFKVESGPQAVPVLCSSTLLRNSSLSNKAPSSFCSTVWDACQNVSILNSPFAPSLQGRGEAPVDSSPSKLNKLWQSKSVFCDAFGGSSDNKSICFNGEQVSLEKTETVLPPMGMCLEKIGNGSYLNMVAHPDGSNSAFFSDQSGKIWLATIPEQSSGATLGLDMSRPFMDLSDRVFSDSSFGMMGMAFHPNFAQNGRFFASFNCDKVKTPGCSGRCACNTDVDCDPSKIGSSNAAQPCRYHKVIAEFTANGTSGYSASPIEVRRVFTLGLPFAFNHAGQILFGPADGYLYVMMGDGGKGGDPYYFSQNKKSLLGKILRLDIDNLPSADEIGDLGLWGNYSVPQDNPSSEDKDLQPEIWALGLRNPWRCSFDSERSLYFVCADTGQDHYEEVDIITKGGNYGWSVFEGPFPYNPHQSPANSTNPIFPVLGYNHSDVNDNEGSAAISGGYFYRSLTDPCMFGSYLYADLYGSAIWAAAESPANSGNFTSAMIPFSCAHDSPIHCSSIPGNSLPALGYIYSFGEDNRKDIFILASSGVYRVVRPSHCNYTCSKENVTAIILQTPSSGNQLTNFHWMLFLSLSFLGFLLSTESYILIERL; translated from the exons ATGGAAGACTCTGTGGCTGTCACAATCCTCATTTTGTTTGTTCACTTCCTACTGCTTAATTACCCTTCTTCTTCACTTCCATTATGCAGTGATTCAA GGGCACCTCACATTCCAAAGAGACCTCTGGTCTTTTGTCCTTACAATGGAAGTGTGTGCTGTGACTCAGCCAAAGACCTACAGTTGCAGAAGCAATTTCATGAAATGAATATCTCTGATCCTGGCTGTGCTACTCTTGTGAAATCAACTCTCTGTTCA AGGTGTGATCAGTTCTCAGCTCAGCTATTTAAGGTTGAATCGGGACCTCAAGCGGTTCCTGTTCTTTGCAGCTCCACTCTATTGCGAAACTCATCCCTGTCAAACAAGGCACCAAGTAGCTTTTGCTCGACTGTCTGGGATGCATGTCAAAATGTGTCTATACTGAATTCCCCTTTCGCCCCTTCACTACAAGGTAGGGGTGAGGCACCAGTGGATTCAAGTCCATCCAAACTAAACAAACTCTGGCAGTCAAAAAGTGTTTTCTGTGATGCATTTGGTGGCTCTTCTGACAATAAATCAATATGTTTCAATGGTGAACAAGTCTCACTTGAAAAAACTGAAACTGTGCTTCCACCAATGGGCATGTGTCTTGAGAAAATTGGAAATGGGTCTTACCTCAATATGGTTGCACATCCAGATGGGTCTAACAGTGCCTTCTTCTCTGACCAATCGGGCAAAATTTGGTTGGCTACCATACCTGAGCAAAGTTCAGGAGCTACTCTGGGGCTGGACATGTCCAGGCCCTTTATGGATTTGTCTGATAGAGTCTTCTCTGATAGTAGCTTTGGGATGATGGGTATGGCTTTTCATCCCAACTTTGCCCAAAATGGTCGTTTCTTTGCTTCATTCAATTGTGATAAGGTCAAAACACCAGGGTGTTCTGGAAGGTGTGCTTGTAACACAGATGTAGACTGTGATCCTTCAAAGATAGGTTCTTCTAATGCAGCTCAGCCATGCCGGTATCATAAAGTTATTGCAGAGTTCACTGCTAATGGCACATCG GGATACAGTGCCAGCCCAATAGAGGTGAGAAGGGTTTTTACACTGGGACTTCCGTTTGCATTCAATCACGCAGGCCAGATTCTATTTGGACCTGCAGATggatatttatatgttatgaTGGGAGACGGTGGAAAAGGAGGTGATCCTTATTATTTCTCCCAAAACAAGAAATCCTTGCTTGGAAAGATTTTAAGGCTTGACATTGATAATCTACCAA GCGCAGATGAAATAGGTGACCTAGGTCTCTGGGGAAACTACTCTGTCCCTCAAGATAATCCTTCTTCTGAAGACAAGGACTTGCAGCCTGAAATCTGGGCTCTCGGTTTAAGAAATCCATGGCGTTGTAGCTTTGACTCAGAAAGATCTCTGTACTTCGTCTGTGCAGATACTGGGCAG GATCATTATGAAGAGGTAGATATAATCACCAAGGGTGGGAACTACGGGTGGAGTGTCTTTGAAGGCCCTTTCCCCTATAACCCTCATCAGTCTCCAGCTAACTCTACCAATCCAATCTTCCCTGTGTTGGGTTACAATCACTCAGATGTAAATGATAATGAAGGATCTGCAGCAATATCTGGAGGGTATTTTTATCGTTCCTTGACTGATCCATGCATGTTTGGAAG TTACCTGTATGCAGATTTGTATGGGAGTGCCATTTGGGCAGCTGCTGAAAGCCCTGCAAATAGTGGAAACTTTACTTCTGCCATGATTCCTTTCAGTTGTGCTCATGACTCTCCAATCCATTGTAGCTCCATACCAGGAAACTCTCTACCTGCTCTGGGTTACATATACTCATTTGGGGAGGATAACaggaaagatatttttattttagccAGCAGTGGTGTATACAGAGTTGTTCGTCCAAGTCACTGCAACTACACTTGCTCAAAGGAAAATGTCACTGCCATCATCTTACAGACTCCTTCAAGTGGAAACCAGTTGACTAACTTCCATTGGATGctctttctgtctctctcttttctagGCTTTTTGTTGTCAACTGAAAGTTATATTCTAATTGAGCGTTTGTGA